The following coding sequences lie in one Rutidosis leptorrhynchoides isolate AG116_Rl617_1_P2 chromosome 4, CSIRO_AGI_Rlap_v1, whole genome shotgun sequence genomic window:
- the LOC139845107 gene encoding uncharacterized protein, whose product MTQKTTLFKGQQKRKTVPPSRHGKAPKTRKGKRVIKPAKVTKEMDKEHELSKFINYCNEVKAATAANKEGGQLSIVKHQGEGAKE is encoded by the exons ATGACGCAGAAGACAACTCTCTTTAAAGGCCAGCAGAAGAGAAAAACTGTTCCTCCAAGCCGCCATGGAAAAGCGCCTAAAACTCGCAAAG GGAAGAGAGTTATTAAGCCTGCTAAAGTCACCAAAGAGATGGATAAAGAGCAT GAGTTGAGCAAGTTCATCAACTACTGCAATGAGGTGAAAGCAGCCACTGCTGCAAATAAAGAAGGTGGTCAACTGAGTATAGTCAAACATCAAGGTGAGGGTGCAAAGGAATAG